From a region of the Coffea arabica cultivar ET-39 chromosome 3e, Coffea Arabica ET-39 HiFi, whole genome shotgun sequence genome:
- the LOC113735379 gene encoding small ribosomal subunit protein uS19, producing MADVETDVTAAQPKKRTFKKFSFRGVDLDALLDMSTDELVKLFHARARRRFNRGLKRKPMALIKKLRKAKREAPPGEKPNLVKTHLRNMIIVPEMIGSVIGVYNGKSFNTIEVKPEMIGHYLAEFSISYKPVKHGRPGIGATHSSRFIPLK from the exons ATG GCGGATGTGGAGACCGATGTTACGGCCGCACAGCCAAAGAAGAGGACGTTCAAGAAGTTTAGTTTCAGAGGCGTGGATCTCGATGCTCTCCTCGACATGTCCACTGATGAGCTTGTTAAGCTCTTCCATGCTCGTGCTCGCAGAAG gttcaATAGGGGCTTGAAGAGGAAACCCATGGCTTTGATCAAGAAGCTGCGAAAGGCG AAACGTGAGGCCCCACCTGGTGAGAAACCAAATCTGGTGAAGACACATCTTCGTAACATGATTATAGTACCTGAGATGATTGGCAGCGTAATTGGTGTTTACAATGGAAAATCTTTCAATACCATTGAGGTCAAGCCAGAAATGATTGGCCACTATCTAGCTGAGTTTTCAATATCATACAAGCCTGTCAAGCACGGTAGGCCAGGTATTGGTGCCACCCATTCTTCAAGGTTCATTCCTCTGAAGTGA
- the LOC113734223 gene encoding uncharacterized protein, with product MAPPSKTAAAGKRAKSPATKSAAAVKARKAPAAKKVRSYPTYFEMIKEAIIALKERTGSSPYAIAKFIEEKQKDLPPNFKKLLSVQLKKLLASGKLIKVKNSFKLAAPVKPTTAAAAAAAGEKKPKKAVAPKKEAAGTKRKRTANVEKKKPKVVAAVSAKVKKTPVKKAPVKKAVKKTPVKKPKSLKSPAKKLKK from the exons aTGGCGCCTCCATCCAAAACCGCAGCAGCCGGCAAACGGGCAAAATCTCCGGCGACTAAAAGTGCCGCTGCTGTCAAAGCCAGAAAAGCTCCTGCTGCGAAGAAAGTCCGATCTTATCCTACTTACTTTGAG ATGATTAAGGAGGCGATTATTGCGTTGAAGGAGAGAACCGGGTCGAGTCCGTATGCAATTGCGAAGTTTATTGAAGAGAAGCAGAAGGATTTGCCGCCGAATTTCAAGAAGCTTTTGTCGGTTCAGTTGAAAAAGCTTTTGGCGTCGGGAAAACTGATTAAGGTGAAGAATTCGTTCAAGCTCGCTGCTCCTGTGAAGCCTactactgctgctgctgctgctgctgccggGGAGAAGAAGCCGAAGAAGGCTGTTGCTCCAAAGAAAGAGGCGGCGGGTACCAAGAGGAAGAGAACTGCTAATGTGGAGAAGAAGAAGCCGAAGGTGGTTGCTGCAGTGTCAGCGAAAGTCAAGAAAACTCCCGTCAAGAAAGCCCCGGTGAAGAAGGCGGTGAAGAAAACGCCGGTGAAGAAGCCTAAGAGCCTCAAGTCGCCGGCGAAGAAGCTTAAGAAATGA
- the LOC113734222 gene encoding LOW QUALITY PROTEIN: calmodulin calcium-dependent NAD kinase (The sequence of the model RefSeq protein was modified relative to this genomic sequence to represent the inferred CDS: deleted 1 base in 1 codon) yields the protein MHHQDGYGKVVLAHFLAATAIGLISAATVYFRRRKSKSSSSEDHHLNKFLAPFLDKTESGRVGKLEKFSDYVARQIGFKDGSECPQLSKLAYQYLKRSNGCHDRIYEYFANEADADSLYVKLVEEFERCILSYFAFYWSHASFMITQVLSVDSEQKKLKDFVMAATRKQRFEKVTRDLKVARVFSTLVEEMKAIGQTNGESKCTEVMVPVAHSERSPVLLFMGGGMGAGKSTVLKQILKESFWSGAAANAVVVEADAFKETDVIYKALSSRGHHDMLQTAELVHQSSTDAASSLLVTALNEGRDVIMDGTLSWEPFVEQTIAMVRNVHKHRYRMGVGYKVADDGTVTENYWEQIEEQGEVAQIRKPYRIELVGVVCDAYLAVVRGIRRAVQTGRAVRVKPQLKSHKRFANAFPRYCPLVDNARLYCTNDTSGHPKLIAWKDGDSKLLIDPEDINCLKVVGSLNDEAESIYELHKDSDPILKPGSIWNDVVLLPRRKTINQELRTVIAKIEVPAI from the exons ATGCATCATCAAG ATGGCTATGGAAAAGTTGTTCTTGCCCATTTCCTGGCTGCAACCGCCATTGGACTCATCTCGGCTGCAACCGTGTATTTTAGGCGAAGAAAGTCAAAATCTTCATCCTCCGAAGATCATCACCTGAACAAATTTCTTGCTCCATTTTTAGACAAAACTGAGTCCGGCCGTGTTGGAAAGcttgaaaaattttcagattATGTTG CTAGGCAAATTGGGTTTAAAGATGGAAGTGAATGCCCTCAGTTGAGCAAGTTGGCTTATCAGTACTTGAAAAGATCCAACGGGTGTCATGATAGGATTTATGAGTATTTTGCTAATGAAGCAGATGCAGATTCTTTGTATGTCAAGTTGGTCGAAGAATTTGAGAGGTgcattctttcttattttgcattttaCTGGAGTCATGCTTCATTCATGATCACTCAG GTATTAAGTGTGGATTCTGAGCAGAAAAAGCTCAAGGACTTTGTAATGGCTGCAACAAG AAAGCAGAGATTTGAAAAGGTCACCAGGGACCTGAAGGTGGCGAGAGTTTTCTCTACGCTGGTGGAGGAGATGAAAGCAATTGGACAGACAAATGGGGAATCAAAATGTACAGAAGTCATGGTTCCCGTAGCTCACAGTGAAAGAAGTCCAGTACTTCTCTTTATGGGTGGTGGAATGGGAGCTGGCAAGAGCACCGTCCTGAAACAGATTCTCAAAGA ATCATTTTGGTCTGGAGCTGCAGCAAATGCAGTGGTGGTAGAGGCAGATGCTTTCAAGGAGACAGATGTCATCTATAAAGCACTTAGTTCCAGAGGTCACCATGACATGCTTCAAACTGCTGAATTG GTGCATCAATCTTCCACTGATGCTGCATCTTCCCTCCTAGTAACTGCACTTAATGAAGGGCGTGACGTGATAATGGATGGTACCCTATCATGGGAGCCCTTTGTGGAACAGACAATTGCAATGGTTCGAAATGTTCATAAACATCGCTACCGCATGGGAGTGGGGTACAAGGTTGCAGATGATGGTACAGTCACCGAAAATTATTGGGAACAGATCGAAGAACAAGGAGAAGTAGCTCAGATCAGGAAACCATACAGAATAGAGTTGGTTGGAGTTGTTTGTGATGCTTATCTAGCTGTTGTGAGAGGCATCAG GAGAGCAGTACAGACAGGAAGGGCAGTGAGGGTA AAGCCACAGCTGAAATCACACAAGAGATTCGCAAATGCCTTTCCTAGATACTGCCCACTGGTGGATAATGCAAGGCTCTATTGCACAAATGACACGAGTGGACATCCCAAG TTAATAGCATGGAAAGATGGAGATAGCAAACTTTTGATAGACCCTGAAGACATCAATTGTCTGAAGGTGGTTGGCAGCCTGAATGATGAAGCAGAGTCCATATATGAGCTTCACAAAGACTCTGACCCGATCTTGAAGCCAGGTTCAATTTGGAATGACGTAGTTTTGTTGCCCAGAAGGAAAACTATCAACCAGGAGCTGAGAACTGTCATTGCCAAAATCGAAGTTCCAGCAATATAG